In Tautonia marina, the genomic stretch CGAGCACAAGCGGGTGGTGCTGATCATCGACAACGCCCCGTGGCATCGGGGCAAGCCGATCGACGAGGCGTTGGCCGAGCACCCGCACCTGGAGTTCTACCGTCTGCCAAGCTACAGCCCCCAGCTCAACGTGATCGAGCGGTTCTGGAAACTGTTGCGACGTCGGGCGACGCACAACCGCCTGTTCGACGAGCTGGCCGACCTGAAGCGATCGATCCGGGCAAGCCTGTGCTACTTCCAGACGGTCCGAGGCAGGATTCGGACCCTGATCGCCGGGTGCTATGCCCAGCCCCGGGATCAGCCAGTGACGACCGGAACGTGAATGAGGCGTTCGACGGTGTGATAGCGCAGACGGGCGATCCGCAACTTGGCGGTGAGGTGCTTCCTCACCCGCTCGGTGCGGGACCGCCAGGCCTCGTAGCCGGCGCCCAACCGCCGCCGGCGAGCTGCTCGTCGATGTGGGCGACCCGACGTTCCAGGGACGCGACGATCGCGGCAAGGTCGGTCAGGGAGAATGACGCGAGCTGCTCGGCAAACCCGGCGGCGGAGCATCGCATTTGGGGAACAACCGATCCCACTGATTGGAACCCGGGCCGGCTTCATTCGGTTGCGTTTGCGAACCCCTCGGACTCGAAGGTTCGGACCTCGACGGTGTTCAATCCTCCCAGCGCCAGACGGGTCCCGTCGTGCGAGATGGCCAGCGAGCAGAGGGTGGCCCCCGGGAACTGGAGCCGACGCCGGAGCCGGAGCGTCGCGGCGTCGAGTTGCCAGAGCCGCTCGCCGTCGATCTGGACCAGGAGGAATCGACCGTCGGGCGTCGGGGTCATGTCCTGGACCGAGCACTCCAGGCTCAGGATGTCCCCGCCGGCACTGAGGTCCCACCTTCTGACGAATCCACCGAAGCGGTTCGCCCAGATGAGGGCTCCGCCGTCGGGCGCGAAGAGCAGCGGACCGAGGACGCCCGACCTGCACGAGGTTGAGGCGCGCAAGGCGCCGGTCACGGCCTCTCGCACGATCACCCGACCGTCATAACCGGCCGAGGCGAGCCATCGCCCATCGGGAGAGAAGGCCAGCGTGGTCACGGAGCCTTGGTGGACGTCGACGTCCAGCAGCGGCTTCCTGGTCTTCGCATCCCAGAGCGTGAGGTGGCCGTTCGAGTCACCCGAGGCGAGGCAGCGGCCGTTGGGCGAGAAGGCCAGGGCCTGGATGGAGGCACCGCTGGCCTCGATGCGGCCGGAGTCCCGGCCGGTCCGCCAGTCCTGGAACCGGATCGATCCGTCGAAGCACCCCAGCCCCACCGCATCCCCTCGTGGGTCGAAGGCAACGCACCGGATGCGCTGAGAATCCCCGCCCGTGATGACCCTGCGGCCTCCCCCGTCGACCTTCCAGAAGGTCAGGCGGCCGAGAGCCTCCAGCGTGGCGACCTGGTTGTCGTCCGGCGTGAAGGCGATGGTGGGGATCGGCCGTTCGCTCCGTCCGATGACCCGTCGATCAGGGCCTCCCCCGGCAAGCCGCTCGAGGGCATCCCCGAATCCAATTACGGCCACGACAACGGCCCCCACGGCCAGGCACCATCCTGGAGTCAGGATACTTACGCGAGCACAACGGGCCGATCTGGATCGGCCGCGCGGGCCCGATTCGCGCTGATCCAAGGGGTGATGAAACAAGTTTCTTTTCATAGATGAACCTCGCATGGATCAGAGAAATGTCACATCTTCAAAAAATCACACGCGTATACTTGCCGAAATCGCTTGAGTCGGCGGCCCGGACGTGCAGAAACTCGGGAGTCCTCCTCTCCCGATTGCCGCACACAATCGACACGAGATGCTCCACTTCGGTGGTGAGACCGAGCCGAGATGAAGCAGAAGCCCAAGGCCGAGGCGGGCGGACGCTGCGACCGCCCGCCCCGGTGTCGGCGGCCTCAGCGGAGACGCATCGAGGCGACCTCGGGGACGCGCACGGTCGGCACGCGACGCGTTCCGAGGCCGAGGATCGGGGCCATGATGGCTTCTTCGTGGCCGTCCTCGTCGTGGTCGTGCTCCAGGCCCAGGGCGTGGCCGATCTCGTGGGTGACGGCCGTGAGGAGGTCCATACGGTCGCCCGGCACGTCGGCGGCGTCGAGGGGCGTTGGGTCGAGGAACCAGCCGTGGCCGGCGGCGTCGCGGTCGAGGGTGATCGTCGAGCCGTCGGCCTGGCCCAGGGTGGTGCCGGGCAGGTCGGCGATGCGAATGTCGAGCGGGCCGAGGCGGCTAAGGTCGGCGCCGGCGTCTCGCCAGAAGGCCCGGGCCGATCGAAGGGCGAAGCGGAGTTGCCAGCGGGAGAGCGGGTCGGCGTCGGAGCTGGGCCCGGCCTCGGAGGCGGCAGTGAGATTCTTGGGCCCGCCGCCCTTGCCGCCGCCCTTGCCGCCACCTCCTCCGTCGGAGGGTTCGTCGTCATGATTGACGACACCGACATCGGCAGGGTCGAACCCGTCGTAGGCGGTATCCGTGCTCGAGGCCGTCCCGACGATGATCGAATACGAAACGTCGCCGTCCGACTCGGAATCATCCTGTCCGACGATCGTGACCGTTTGCGGCGTGCTCCAATTCGTCGGGTCGAATGTGAGTGAAAGGATAGCGACCTGAGTATTGGTCGACGGGTCGAGCAGGAGGCCCTCACTCGAATCGCCGGTCGCGAGCTGGATCGTAACGGGGGAGGATGGCTCCGTGTTCAGGACCACATTGATCTGGGCCGTCCCGCCACTCTCGGAGGTCTCCAGGCCGAAGGCGGGCGAGACCGTGATCCCCTCGCCGACGTATCGGGCCACGGCGATGTCCGAAAGGCTCGGACTGCCATTTACCCTCGTGAGGGCCCCGCCGGCCACCACGAGGTCGCCATCCGGCGCGATCGCCATGGCGTGCGCGAACGCCTCCTTGCCGACGAATTCGGTCGTGACGATCCCACCGGTCCCGAACGTGGAATCCAGCGAGCCATCGGCCTCGTAGGCGGCGAGGGCGAAGAGGTCCAGTCCACTCTGGCCGTAGCTCCTCCCCGAGACCACGATCCGACCGTCGCCCCGGATCACCACGTCGCTGGCGCTCGAGCTCGATCCCTCACCGACGGCGGTCATCACCACACCATCCCCGCCACCGAACGTCGTGTCGAAGTCCCCGTTCGTGTCGAGGCCGACAACGGCGAAGGAGAGGTTCAGGCCATAAGTCCCAGCAACGACGATCCGCCCATCCGGCTGAATCGCCAGGCCAGTAGCTTCGGCGCCCTCAGGACCCAAATCGACGACGACCAGACCATCGCCGCCACCGAAATCGGTGTCGAGGACCCCGGATTCATCGAACCTGGCCACGAGCATCTTGTAAGTGTAGGAGGGGCCGCTGATACGACCCGCGACGACCAGATTCCCGAGAGGATCGATCGCCAGGGCCTCGACGTGCTCACCGATGGGGCCCAGTTCGGTCACCACGATCCCACCGCTGCCGAAGGAACTGTCGAGCGTCCCGTCGGGCAGGTAGCGGGCCAGGGTGAAATTGTTCGCGGTCACCACAATTCGCCCCTGGGCGTCGATGGCGAGGTCGGTCACCTTGTCCTCGCCGTCCGGCCGGATGTCGGTCGTCACGATCCCACCGCTGCCGAAGGACGCGTCGAGCGTGCCGTCGGGCAGGTAGCGGGCCAGGGCCAGCTCCTGATCGCCCTTCCGATCGACGGTCCCTCCGGCGGCGACGATCCGGCCATCCGGCTGGATGGCGACATCCTGGACGCTCTCGTCGCCACTTCCCACCCACGGTGTCGCCCTTCCGATCGCCGTCATGACGAGCCCGGAATCACCGAACGACGGATCAAGCGATCCGTCGGGGAGATAGCGCATCAGGGTGAAATCATTGGTGCCATCCGGCCCCTTGGCGTATCCTGCCGCCACGACGCGGCCGTCCTGCTGGACCGTCACGTCGAGCGCCGCGTCGTAGTCGGAGATGGTGGTGGTCAGGAGGCCGTCGCCGTCGAAGCTCTCGTCCAGTGCCCCGGCCGAGAGCAGGGTCCGGACCTCGAGCGGTTCGATTGCTGGGCGTCGCCGCACGGTCGGTCGAGGCGTGGGCCGCCTTTGAACGCGATCGAGGACGCGGGAGGTCCGGGTTGTGGTCGAGGTGAGGGCGGTCGGGCGGATGGTCATGGGGTCACTCCGAAGGGCTGGTGGTGTCAGCGGTCGGGACGAGGGCCGGACGTCGGGCGCGCACCGGTAACGCCCCGGATCAGACCGGTCGGTGATCAACGATTTCGGTCAGAAGGAACTTTTCAGGCGCGGCCCGGTTGCCTCGGAATACACATTGCGGACATCAGGGGGTTGAAGTCATGGGGATTCGGGATTCGGGGACTCCTGTTCGTACCTTGCGAACCGGCTTCGGGGCGTTGATTCCGGTCGTCGACTCCGAGCAGGTCCTCCGCCTCGGCGCGGAGGCGGCTCAATTCGCCGCTGCTCGTCGCGCTCTCCTCCATCGAGGCCACCGCACGGTCGAGCCAGAAGCGGGCTTCGGCGGCCCGGCCGAGGCGGTGGTGCGCCATGGCCAGGAAGAGCCATTGCCCCGGATTCCCACCCCCGTGCAACGTCATCGATCGGTCCAGGGCCTCGATCGCCGTTTGCCATTCTCCATTGCGGTATGCGGCCACTCCCAAGGTATCCCAGTACGCCCATTTCTCGGGTGCGAGCTCAACCGCTTCGGAAGCTAGGATCACCGCCCTCGCCGGGTCATGCAGCGCCGGATCCCCGGAGGTCACCAGCTTCCAGGCGGTCTTGTTCAGCAGGCGCGGATCGCCGTCGGAGTTGCGGATGTCCACGTCGATCCAGTGTCCCACCTCTGCCTCCAGACCAAGGCGGGAGCAGAGGCGGGCGCGATAGAAGGCCCACTCCGGATTCTGGAGGTCAACGATCTGAGAGGCCCTCTCGATGGCGCGGACGACGAGTTTCTCGTCGATCGGGATGTCCTGTGGCAAGCCGGTCAGCGCTCCCAGAATTTCCCGTAGAGACCTTGCGAGCTGGAGACGAAGTCGTGGGCTGATCTCGTGTGGTATTGCGAGGAAATCGCGCAGCCATCCCTCACAGACGTCCCGGACCGCGGCATGGTCGCCCATGGACTGGAGGAGCGACAGTAATCGTGTCAACTTCCATAGGCTCTGGACGTGGATTGGCCCGAAGACCTGCCGGCTGCGGTCGTACGCTTGGAAGCTCAGGACCCGAGCATCGTCGGCCCGGCCGCGACGAAGGACGACGTGGGAGAGTTTTGTGAGGATATTGAGGGTCAGGTGGTCCAGCGCCCCGAGTGTCCGCTCACTGCCCCAGAGAGCCTGGCGTAGCAAAGTCTCACTGCGGGCGAGGTCGCCCCGCTCGGCAACGATCTCTCCCAGAAAGAGCCGCGCCCAGATGGTACTCTCGTGCTGGGGACCCAGGGCCCGTGCTGCGAGCTGTTCGGCCCGCGCCGCCAGGTGCTCGGACTCCTCGCGATGGCCAAGTTGGTCGAGGAGGATCGCCAGGATGACCTCGGACCGGAGCGTATCGGGGTGGGAAGAGCCAAGCACCCGGCGGCGGGCGTTGACCACCTGGCGGGCGATCGGCTCGGCAGACATGTCGATGTCCTCCCCTCGGAAACCGGCCTGGCAGAGGACCCAGGCGAGCTCGGCCAGGGACTCGAGCGTTGCGGGATGCTGACGATCGAGGTGCTGGGACCGCAACTCCGCGGCGCGCCGAATGTGCCGTTCGGCCCAGTCCTGTTCCCCCAGGTAGAAATGGGTGCGGGCCAGGGCCATGCGGACGTTTGCCTCCAAGAGCGGCCGTCCTCGGAAGCGAGTCGCCAGGGCGGCGTCGGCCTCGTCGAGCACATCGCCGATGGTCACCGAACGGCCGCTGCCTTTACCCGGCACGGTGGCGCCGAGGACGTCCTCGGTCAGGTATTCGATGACCTTCTGCGATTCCTCCGCCCGACGCCGAGCCTCCTCGGCCGCTTCCTGAGCTCTAATTGCCTGCCAAAGACTCACCGATATGCCCGCGAGCAGGGCCAGGAAGACCAGCAACGTCGTC encodes the following:
- a CDS encoding transposase — encoded protein: EHKRVVLIIDNAPWHRGKPIDEALAEHPHLEFYRLPSYSPQLNVIERFWKLLRRRATHNRLFDELADLKRSIRASLCYFQTVRGRIRTLIAGCYAQPRDQPVTTGT
- a CDS encoding matrixin family metalloprotease, which translates into the protein MTIRPTALTSTTTRTSRVLDRVQRRPTPRPTVRRRPAIEPLEVRTLLSAGALDESFDGDGLLTTTISDYDAALDVTVQQDGRVVAAGYAKGPDGTNDFTLMRYLPDGSLDPSFGDSGLVMTAIGRATPWVGSGDESVQDVAIQPDGRIVAAGGTVDRKGDQELALARYLPDGTLDASFGSGGIVTTDIRPDGEDKVTDLAIDAQGRIVVTANNFTLARYLPDGTLDSSFGSGGIVVTELGPIGEHVEALAIDPLGNLVVAGRISGPSYTYKMLVARFDESGVLDTDFGGGDGLVVVDLGPEGAEATGLAIQPDGRIVVAGTYGLNLSFAVVGLDTNGDFDTTFGGGDGVVMTAVGEGSSSSASDVVIRGDGRIVVSGRSYGQSGLDLFALAAYEADGSLDSTFGTGGIVTTEFVGKEAFAHAMAIAPDGDLVVAGGALTRVNGSPSLSDIAVARYVGEGITVSPAFGLETSESGGTAQINVVLNTEPSSPVTIQLATGDSSEGLLLDPSTNTQVAILSLTFDPTNWSTPQTVTIVGQDDSESDGDVSYSIIVGTASSTDTAYDGFDPADVGVVNHDDEPSDGGGGGKGGGKGGGPKNLTAASEAGPSSDADPLSRWQLRFALRSARAFWRDAGADLSRLGPLDIRIADLPGTTLGQADGSTITLDRDAAGHGWFLDPTPLDAADVPGDRMDLLTAVTHEIGHALGLEHDHDEDGHEEAIMAPILGLGTRRVPTVRVPEVASMRLR
- a CDS encoding serine/threonine-protein kinase, with product MTNNRLVNERSIFLQVLELDSAEARAAFLDEVCGTDASLRRKIDDLLEAHERPLGLLDLPDRDTPTELMPPAGEGSGMSVGPYTLREVIGEGGMGVVYVADQHEPVRRRVALKLIKPGMDSKQVIARFEAERQALALMDHPNIARVHDAGTTEGGRPYFVMELVKGLPITAYCEQERLALRDRLELFILVCRAVQHAHQKGVIHRDLKPSNVLVTVIDGVAAPKVIDFGVAKATGPSLTDRTVYTAFQQLVGTPLYMSPEQAALSGVDVDTRSDVYSLGVLLYELLTGTTPFDRERFRTAAFDEMRRIIREEDPPTPSSRVSTLGTTSDTGTGPLDRRERSRLGRMLQRELDWIVLRALEKDRNRRYETVGSFASDVRRHLDGQPVEASPQSRWYRLRKFTRRHRGVLSTTLLVFLALLAGISVSLWQAIRAQEAAEEARRRAEESQKVIEYLTEDVLGATVPGKGSGRSVTIGDVLDEADAALATRFRGRPLLEANVRMALARTHFYLGEQDWAERHIRRAAELRSQHLDRQHPATLESLAELAWVLCQAGFRGEDIDMSAEPIARQVVNARRRVLGSSHPDTLRSEVILAILLDQLGHREESEHLAARAEQLAARALGPQHESTIWARLFLGEIVAERGDLARSETLLRQALWGSERTLGALDHLTLNILTKLSHVVLRRGRADDARVLSFQAYDRSRQVFGPIHVQSLWKLTRLLSLLQSMGDHAAVRDVCEGWLRDFLAIPHEISPRLRLQLARSLREILGALTGLPQDIPIDEKLVVRAIERASQIVDLQNPEWAFYRARLCSRLGLEAEVGHWIDVDIRNSDGDPRLLNKTAWKLVTSGDPALHDPARAVILASEAVELAPEKWAYWDTLGVAAYRNGEWQTAIEALDRSMTLHGGGNPGQWLFLAMAHHRLGRAAEARFWLDRAVASMEESATSSGELSRLRAEAEDLLGVDDRNQRPEAGSQGTNRSPRIPNPHDFNPLMSAMCIPRQPGRA
- a CDS encoding WD40 repeat domain-containing protein, with the translated sequence MAVIGFGDALERLAGGGPDRRVIGRSERPIPTIAFTPDDNQVATLEALGRLTFWKVDGGGRRVITGGDSQRIRCVAFDPRGDAVGLGCFDGSIRFQDWRTGRDSGRIEASGASIQALAFSPNGRCLASGDSNGHLTLWDAKTRKPLLDVDVHQGSVTTLAFSPDGRWLASAGYDGRVIVREAVTGALRASTSCRSGVLGPLLFAPDGGALIWANRFGGFVRRWDLSAGGDILSLECSVQDMTPTPDGRFLLVQIDGERLWQLDAATLRLRRRLQFPGATLCSLAISHDGTRLALGGLNTVEVRTFESEGFANATE